The Roseomonas haemaphysalidis genome segment CGGGCACGTGGCGGGCACCATCATCGGGCGCGCACTGTATGACGGGCGGCTGCGTGCGGACGAAGCCATGGCGGCCGCCGCCCGGGGGTAGGACCAGGGGGGCGCTGCCCCCTGGTCTCAGCCGTCCAGCGAAAACGGCAACGCGCGCGTGTAGATCAGCGCCTGGTACAGCTTCAGCGCCATCAGCCGCGCCTGCACCGGAATGCGCCCCTGGGCCAGGGCCACGCGGCGCAGCGTGGGCGCCAGCCCAGGCTTGGTTTCCACCCGGCGAAAGCGGCGGATCAGCTTGAACAGCCGGTGGCGGCGCACGGCGTCCGGATGCAGGGCGAACAGCCGGCGGTAGTTGGTGGCCGAGCGTTCCAGCCGCCCCAGCCAGTCGGCGTCCCGGTGGTGCTCCATGTGGGACACGCTGTTGTCCACGTGGCGGATGGAGGCGACGCGCGCGATGCGCAGGGCCCATTCGGCGTCTTCCCATCCCCAGCCCTTGAAGGCGTCGTCGAAGGGATGGGCCAGGAACATGTCGCGCGACGCCATGAAGTTGGCGGACATGAAGGTGCCGGCGGGGTCCTGGTTGCGGGCAGCAGCCGGAATCCATTCGCGCTTGCGGCTGTGATGCTCGAACAGCTTGGCATCGGCCGGCGCGGGCGGGCAGCGCCGGCCGGTGCGGCCGCCGCACACGATCTCGCCGGGGTTGCCGGCCTCGGCCAGGGCACGGCCGACAAAGCCCGGGCGGTCGGGCATGCCGTCGGCATCCAGGAACAGCAGCGTCTCGCCGCGCGCCAGCCGGGCCAGGGTATTGCGCGCCTCGCCACGGCCCAGATTGTGCGAAAACGGCGCCAGCGTCGCATCCAGCACCATGCCGGGGCGGGTGGTGGAGGCGGCCTCGATCACCGCGCCCTGGCCTTCCAGCGTCGGGTTGCCGTCGATCAGCACCAGCAGCTCGACCGACAGGGGGTCGTCCAGCGTGGCGATGTCGGCCAGCAGCTCCTGGCACAACGGCACCACGTCACGGTCATAGGTGGGAACCAGGATGGACAGGCGCGGGACGGTGTTGCCGAGCGGGCGGCTGCGCAGCAGGTCATCAGGATGCATGGGGAGCGAAGCCTTCTTGGCAGGCGGGCAGCACCGGCGCCTGGGGCGGGGCCGCCATGGGGGCGGCGGCGACAAGCACGGCGAACAACGGGGCGGATCCGGCCGGGGCGGCGGCGGAAGGGGCCGGCTCCGGGGAAGCCCGGGCCGCCTGGCCGATGCGGGGGGCAGGCCCGCGGCCAGCGGGCGGCGCGCAGCCGGACGCGGGAAGGCGGAATCCGGCCGGCTGCGTCGCGCGGTGGCGGCGGTGCTGCGCGATGTCCGGCCGGTCGGTCAGATCCCAGGACTGCATGACACCAACATAGGGATGCGCCACGGCAGCATTGTGCGCATGCCATGTCCGCTGCATGGCACGGCGGCCGGCATTGCGGTCGGACCGGGGCGAGGGCGCGTGGCAGGGGCCGACGCGGCCGGGCGGCGGCCAGGCGCCGGCAACGGCTGGCGCCCCGGAGCCGGCAAAGGAATTCGCAGTGACGCTGAAGCTGGACATCGCCGGCCCTTTCGGAGGGCCCCTGCAGGCCTTGCGGCCTCCTTTAGCTCATGCGTGATGACCGCGAATACGCCTCGGAAAACTTAATTGCACCAGATGTAAATTTATCACGCAAAAGCGAGCATGGCCCTCAGTCTTCCCTTTGGACAAAGCCGGCGTGCCGGCCGCGACAGAAGCGGGGCGCGACGGAAACGCCCTGTCCTGCTGCCGCCCGGCCGGAAGCGGCAGCGGGGTGGGGAGCCGGTTCGAAGCCGTTTCCCCTCGCCGGTCTCTGGGTTTCTAGTAGAGGCCGCCCAGCCCGCTGTCCGCGCCGGCCGAGGAATTGACCATGCCGCCACCCTCGCCGCCGCCGCCGCCCCCGCCGCCGATCGGCGCGCGGGCGGCGTTTTCCGTACCGGGGCGGAAGGGCTCCAGGATGCTGTCGCCGTTGCTGGCCTGGGCGCGCACCAGGGCGATGCCCGGCGGCGCGCGGAACGGCACGGGCGGCGTGTCCTTCAGCGCGGCGGCCAGCACGTCGTGGAAGATCGGCGCGGCGTTGCCGCCACCCGTTTCGCCTTCGCCCAGGCTGTGCGGATCGTCGAAGCCGACCCACACGGCCACCACCACCTCCGGCGTGAAGCCGACGAACCAGTTGTCGAAATAGTCGTTGGTGGTGCCGCTCTTGCCGGCGATCGGGCGGTTCAGCCCCTTGCCCGCGGCGGTGCCGGTGCCGCGCTGCACCACGCCCTGCAGCATGGACACCATCTGATAGGCGGAGATCGGGTCGGTGATCTGCTTGCGCTCGTCCACCAGGCGCGGCGGCTCGGCATTGGCGGCGTTGCCGCAGCCTTCGCAGCGGCGGTTATCGGCGCGCCACACCAGCCGGCCGAAGCGGTCCTGCACGCTGTCGATCAGCGTCGGCGCCACGGCCTTGCCGCCGTTGACGAAGGAGGCATAGCCGGCGGCCATGCGCAGCACCGTGGTTTCGCCGGCGCCGAGCGACATGGCCAGCACCTTGGGCATGTGCGGGATGATGCCGAAGCGCGCCGCGGCATCGGCCACCTTGTCGATGCCGATTTCCTGCGCCAGGCGGATGGTGACGAGGTTGAGCGACTTTTCCAGCGCGGTGCGCATGGTCACCATGCCGTTGGTGCGGTTGGTGTAGTTGCCGGGGCGCCACAGGCCTTGCGGCGTCATGATCTCGATCGGCGCGTCCAGCAGCCGCTGGTTGGGCGGGATGCCCATCTCCAGCGCCGGCAGGTACACGAAGGGCTTGAAGGAGGAGCCGGGCTGGCGCATCGCCTGCGTCGCGCGGTTGAACCAGCTCTGCTCGAAACTGAAGCCGCCGGCCATGGACAGCACGCGGCCGGTGGCGGGGTCCAGCACCACCACGGCGCCCTGCACCACGGGGATCTGCCGCAGCGCCAGACGCTCGGCGCGCGGTGTGGCCGCGCGGGCGGCCTGGGGCTCGACCATCACCACGTCGCCGACATTGACCACGTCCTGCATGCGGCGCGGCGCGCCACCCATGCGGCCATCGCGCACCGGGCGGGCCCAGCCGGACACGTCCTCGAAGGCCAGGGTGCCCTGGCGCGGCTGGGCGGGGCGGCCATCGGCGGGCTTGTCCAGCCAGGACAGCTTGGCGCCGCGCGGGTCGACATCCAGCACCACCGCCAGCTTCCAGGCGGGCAGCGCGCCGGCGGGGCGGGCGGTGGCCTCCAGCGCCGGCATCCATTCCGTGGCGGCGGCGGAGATCTTGGCCACCGGCCCGCGCCAGCCGCCACGGCGGCGGTCATAGCTCATCAGCCCGTCGCGCAGCGCCTTCTCGGTGGAGGTCTGCAGGTCCGGCTCCATGGAAGTGCGGACCACCAGCCCGCCCATGGTGGTCTGGTCCTGGCCGAAGCGCGCCACCAGCTCGCGCCGCACCTCCTCCGTGAAGTACTGGCCGGTCGCCACCATGTCGGGGCGGGTGCGGCCGCGGATGACGATGGCATCCTGCTTGGCGGCCTGCGCCTCGGCGGCGGTCACCACCTTGTCGTCCACCATGCGGTCCAGCACGTAGTCGCGGCGGGCGCGCGCGGCCTCGGGGTAGCGGGCCGGGTTCAGGTTGTTGGGCGCCTTGGGGAGTGCGGCCAGAAAGGCCGTCTCGCTCAGCGTCAGCTCGTCCAGCCCCTTGTTGAAGTAGTTCATGGCGGCCGAGGCCACGCCGTAGGCCTGCTGCCCCAGGAAGATCTCGTTGAGGTAGATCTCCAGGATGCGCTGCTTGGACATCGCGCTTTCCAGGCGGAACGCCAGGATCGCCTCGCGCACCTTGCGCAGGATGGTGCGGTCGTTGCCGACCAGCATGTTCTTGGCGACCTGCTGCGTGATGGTCGAGGCGCCGATGGCCCGCCGCCCGGTGGCCATGCCCTCCACGTTGGTCACCACCGCGCGCGCCAGGCCCACGGGATCGACGCCGTGGTGTTCCCAGAAGCGCTGATCCTCGGCGGCGACGAAGGCCTCCTGCACACGCCTGGGGATGGCGTCGATCGGCAGGAAGACGCGCCGCTCCAGCGCCATCTCGGCCATCAGCTGGCTGTCGTTGGCGTACATGCGGCTCATCTGCGGCGGCTGGTAGTCGGCCAGCCAGGCGTGGTCCGGCAGGTCCCCCGCACCCTGGCGGTAGATGGCATAGGCGCCGATGCCGGCGATCACCGCCAGGGCCAGAGCCAGCGACAGGCCCCAGCCCATCAGCCGGCGCACCCAGCGGCCGAAGCCGCCGCCCCCGCCGCGCGGCGGGCGGGGCGGGCGGCCCGGCGGCGCGCCGCCGCCGGTCGTGGCATCGGCGGTGGCGGGAAGGGCGGTGCGGGCGCCGACCAGGGGGCGGTCCGCGCGGAGATCATTCAGTGCCATGGCACGTTCCCCTTACACCCGCGCGGCGCCGGGCGCGAAGGACAGTTTCGTTTGGTTGCGCCGCGCGGCACGCGGAACGGCCCCCGCCCGCGGCGGCACGGGCCTTGGCCCGCCCGGCCGCAGGCCCCATTGTGGGGGCGCGGCGGCCCGCCACCCTGACGGCCGGACGGAACGGGAACCTTGTTGATGATCCACAGGCGCCAACTGCTGCGGGCCACGGCCGTGCTGGCCGCGGCGCCGGCCCTCGCCCGCCCGGCCCTGGCGCAGGGGGCGCCGCTGAAGATCGGCATGATCACCACGCTGTCCGGCCCCGGCGCCTATCTGGGGCAGGACATCCGGGACGGCTTTCTGCTGGCCATGCAGATGGAAGGCGGCAAGCTGGGGGGGGCCGCCGTGCGGCTGCTGGTAGAGGACGACGAGCTGAAGCCCGCCCAGGGCAAGCAGATTGCCGAGCGCTTCACGGACACGGAAAAGGTCAGGCTGCTGACCGGCATCGCCTTTTCCAACGTGCTGGGCGCGACCGTGCCGGACGTGCTGGAGGACGGCAACATCTACGTGGGCACCAATGGCTCGCCGTCGTTCCTGGCGGGCAAGGACTGCGACCGCAACTACTGGTCCGTGGCGTGGCAGTTCGAGGGGCCGCACGAGGCGGCGGGGCAGGCGGCCAATACCCTGGGCTTCCGCCGCGTGTTCCTGCTGGCGCCCAACTACCAGAACGGCAAGGACGCTTTGGGCGGCTTCAAGCGGATGTTCCGCGGGCAGATCGCCGGCGAGGTTTATACCCGGCTGGACCAGACCGACTACGCGGCGGAGCTGGCGCAGATCCGCGCCGCGGCGCCGGACGCGGTGTACCAGTTCCACCCCGGCGCGCTGGGGCGCGCCTTTCTGGCGCAATACCTGGGGGCCGGCATGCTGGCCCGCCTGCCCATGGTGCTGCCCGCCCCGTCCATGGACGCGACCACCCTGGCGGCGGTGGGCGAGGCGGCGGTGGGCCTGCATGTCGCCGCGTGCTGGAACGGCGACTTCACCAACGCGGCCAACCGCACCTTCGTGACCGCCTTCATGAACAAGTACAACCGCGTGCCCACCCTCTACGCCCAGCAGGGCTACGACGCGGCGCTAGCCATCGCCGCCGCGCTGCGCGGCACCGGCGGCAAGCTGGACAGCACGGACGCCTTTCGCGCCGCCATGCAGCCGGCCCGGTTCGAAAGCACGCGCGGCAAGTTCAGCTTCGGGTCCAACCAGCATCCGGTGCAGGACTGGTTTCTGTTGAAGGCCGGGCTGGACAGCCAGAAGCAGCCGATCCTGGTGACCCAGCCCGGCAAGCTGCTGGAAAACCAGGGTGATGCCTATTCGGTGCAGTGCCGGCTCTAGGCCGCCCGGCCGTCAGCCGCCGCGATAGCCGCGCGGGTGCGCCACCCGCCATTCCCAGGCGGTGCGCACGATCTCGGACAGGGAAGAATGGCGCGGCCGCCAGCCGGTTTCCTCCCGCAGCAGGGCATTGGAGGCGACCAGCACCGGCGGGTCGCCCGGGCGGCGCGGACCGGTGCGGAAGGGCACGGGCCGGCCGCACACCCGGCTGACCTCGTCGATCACCTGCCGCACGGAATAGCCGTTGCCGTTGCCCACGTTGTAGCGGGCGCTGCGCCCCTGGCCGAGCACGTCCAGCACCCGCAGGTGGGCGTCCACCAGGTCGGTGACGTGCACGTAGTCGCGGATGCAGGTGCCGTCCGGCGTGTCGTAATCCGTGCCGAACACCGTGAGCGCGGGGCCCAGGCCCAGCGCCGCGTCGATCGCCAGCGGGATCAGGTGGGTTTCGGGGTTGTGGTCCTCGCCCAGCCGGCCGCCCGGGTCGGCGCCGGCGGCGTTGAAGTAGCGCAGGCTGGCCGAGCGCAGGCCGTGCACCCGGTCCGCCCAGTCCAGCCCCCGCTCGGCCATCAGCTTGCTTTCGCCGTAGGCGGACACGGGGTCGAGGCGCGAGCCCTCATGCATCAGCTCGCTGTCGGGGTAGCCGAACAAGGCGGCGGTGGAGGACAGCACGAAGCGCAGGCAGCCCGCCTGCACGGCCGCTTCCGCGAGGGTCAGGGTGTTGGACAGGTTCTCGGTGATGTAGCGCAGCGGCTGCGCCATGCTTTCCGCCACCAGGGACAGGGCGGCGAAGTGGAACACCGCGTCGAACCGCCAGGCGGCGAAGACCTCGGCCACCTGTCGGCGGTCGGCCACGTCGGCCACCACCAGCTCGGCCCCGGGCGCCACGGCGCCGCGGTGGCCCTGGCGCAGGTCGTCGATGACCACCACCTCGTCGCCCCGCTGCACCAGCGCCAGCACCGTGTGGCTGCCCACATAGCCGGCGCCGCCCGTAACCAGGTAGCGGGCCATCAACGGACCGTGGCGGAGTGGAAGTCAGGGGACAAGGGGCGGTGCGTCCAGGTTGCGACCCGGAGGCTGTAATATCACTGTGCCGCCGATGGCAACCCGGGGTGGGAGCGGCGGCCCGGCGGCCGGAGGACCGAATGCCCTCCGGCCGCAGGTTCCGCGCGCCCGCCGGACCGGGCGAAACGCTCCCCGGCCTAGCTTGCCAGCTCGGCGCCGAGCACCTTGTCGATGGTGATCGGCAGGCTGCGCACCCGCCGCCCGGTGGCGTGGTGGATGGCGTTGGCGATGGCCGCGGCCGTGCCGACGATGCCGATCTCGCCCAGGCCCTTGACCCCCATCGGGCTGGTCTTGCTGTCGTTCTCCTCGACGAAGATCACCTCGATGCCCTGGATGTCGGCGTTGGAGGGCACGTGATACTCGGCCAGGTTGTGGTTCATGAAGCGGCCCAGGGCGTGGTCCGCCATGGTTTCCTCGGTCAGCGCCATGCCGATGCCGAAGACCACGCCGCCGATGATCTGGCTGCGCGCCGTCAGCGGGTTGAGGATCCGGCCGGCCGCCACGGCGTCCACCACGCGGGTGACCCGCACCACGCCCAGTTCCTCGTCCACCCGCACTTCCACGAACACCGCCGAGTGGGTGTAGGAGGAAAAGGATTTCTGCACCTTGGGGTCGGGCTTGACCGTTTCCTCCACCGCCAGCGTGTCCAGGCCGGCGGCGCGCATGGCGTCCGCGTAGCTCACCGCGCGGGCCGCATCGTCGCGCAGCGTCATGCGGCCGTTGGCGAAGACGACTTGGTCCGCCGTGGCATCGGCCAGCGGCGAGCCGTCCATCTTCTGCGCCGCGTCGAGCAGGCTTTCGCGCGCCTTGAAGCAGGCCGCTTGCACCGCGGCGCCGGCCGAGGCAGCGGTCCAGGAGCCGCCCTGCACCGGCGAGGTCGGCAAGGAGGAATCGCCGATCTTGACCGACACCTGATCCATGCCGACGCCGAGCGAGTCGGCGGCGATCTGCGTCAGGATGGTGTAGGTGCCGGTGCCGATGTCGGCGGTGGCGCAGGCGACTTCCAGGCGGCCGTCCGGCCACAGGGTGGCGCGGGCGCTGGTCTGCTGCATCTGCGCTTCCCACATGCCGGTCGCCATGCCCCAGCCGACCAGCTCATGGCCTTCCTTCATGGAGCGGGGCGTGTGGTTGCGCCTGCTCCAGCCGAACTGCTCGGCCCCCTGGCGGTAGGCTTCGCGCAGCGCCTTGCTGGTGAAGGGGTTGCCGGTGTTCTCGTCGGTTTCCGCGTAGTTGCGCAGGCGGAATTCCAGCGGGTCGAGGTGCAGGGCCTCGGCCATCTCGTCCATCGCCGATTCCAGGGCGAACATGCCGAGCGGCGCGCCCGGCGCGCGCATGTCGGCCGGCGTGTAGGTGTCGAGCTTGGCGAGCTTGTAGTCGAACGACACGTTGTCGCAGTGGTAGGTCCCGCCGGACCAGTTCACCACCACTTCCTGGTAGTCCTCGAAATGCGAGGTGCCGGCCACCGCCTCATGGGTGATCGACTGCAAGGCGCCCTGCGCGTCGGCGCCGAGCGACAGGGTGTTGATGGTTCCCGGGCGGTAGCCGAAGGTGAACATCTGGTCGCGCGTCAGCACCACGCGCACGGAACGCTCCAGCGCCAGCGACGCCATGACGGCGAGGTAGAGCTGGTACTGCGGCCGCAGGCCGGACCCGAAGCCGCCGCCCACGAAGGGCGACACCACGCGCACCTTGTCCTTGGACAGGCCGAAGACGTTGGTGATGTAGGTCTGGCTGTTCTGCACGCCCTGGATCTTGTCGTGCACCGTGATGGCGCCGTCCCCGTCCCACACCACGGTGGTGGCGTGCGGCTCCATCGGGTTGTGGTGCTCCGGGCTGATCCGGTATTCCTGCCGCAGCTTGAAGGGGGCGGCGTCATAGGCCCCGGGCGCGTCGCCGCGCGGCTTGGGCGGCGGCTCGATGCCGCTGCGCTTCTTGGGCGGCACGTAGGCCTTGGCCCGTTCCTGGTCCAGGTCGGTGGCATGCGCCTCGGTATCGTAGGTGACGCGCACCAGGGCCGCGGCATCGCGCGCGGTGTCGAAGTCCTCGGCCACCACCAGGGCCACGGGCTGGCCGCTGTAGACGATGTGCTTGTCGTAGAGGGCGCGGAAAGGCGAGCCCGGGGGCGCCACCTCGTCGCGGAAGTTGCTGCTGAGCCACGCGGTGCGCGGCCGGTTCTCATGCGTGAAGACGTGCAGCACGCCGGGCATGGCCAGCGCCGCGCTGCTGTCGATCGCCGTGATGGTGCCCTTGGCGATGGCACCGGACACCACGTAGCCATAGGCCAGGTCGGGCGCGGTGAATTCGGCGGCATAGGTGGCGGCGCCGGTCACCTTGGCGCGGCCGTCCACGCGCTGGCGCGGCGTGCCGACATAGGTCTCGTTCGGGATGGTCATGATGCGGGTTTCCCTTACGCGATACGCTTGTCGGCCACGCCCTGCGGCGTGCCGGCGGCGGCCTGGGACAGCGCGCGGCGGATGGCGCGGCGGGCCAGCTCGATCTTGAAGTCGTTCTCGCCGAAGCCCTGCGCGCCCTGCAGCAGGCGGGTGGCGACGGCGTCGAAGGTGTCGCGGCCGGCCGGCTGGCCTTGCAGCAGCGCCTCGGCTTCCGGAACGCGCCAGGGCTTGTGGGCGACACCGCCGAGCGCGATGCGCGCGGTCTTCACCGTGCCGCCCTCGACCTCCAGCCCCACCGCGACGGACACCAGCGCAAAGGCATAGGACAGCCGGTCGCGCAGCTTCAGGTAGGTGTAGTGCGTCGCGAAACGCGGCTTCGGCAGCTCCACGGCGGTGACGATCTCGTCGCGCGCCAGGGTGGTGTCGATCTCGGGCGTGTCGCCGGGCAGGCGGTGGAACTCGCCCATCGGGATGGCGCGCGCACCGCGCGGGCCGGAGACATGCACGACGGCTTCCAGCGCCGCCAGCGCCACGCACATGTCGGAGGGATGCGTCGCGATGCAGCTGTCGCTGGTGCCGAGGATGGCGTGGATGCGGTTGACGCCACTCTTGGCCGGGCAGCCGCTGCCGGGCTCGCGCTTGTTGCAGGCGGTGGCGGTATCATAGAAATAGTAGCACCGCGTGCGCTGCAACAGGTTGCCGCCGGTGGTGGCCGCGTTGCGGAGCTGCGGGCTGGCACCGGACAGGATGGCGCGCGACAGCAGCGGGTAGTCGCGCTCGACGCGCTCGTCATGGGCGAGGGTGGAGTTGGTCACCATCGCGCCGATGCGCAGCCCGCCCTCCGGCGTTTCCTCGATCCGGTCGAGCCCGGCGACGCGCGCGACATCGACCAGCGCCGTCGGCGTTTCGACGTTGTACTTCAGCAGGTCGACGAGGTTGGTGCCGCCGGCGATGAACTTGGCGCCCTCGGCGCCGATCGCCTGCACGGCCTGGTCCACGCCCTCGGGGCGCGCATAGGAAAAGCGGATCATGCGCCGGCCCCCCCGTTGCGGACCTGCTGGATGGCGGCGACAATGTTGGGGTAGGCGCCGCAGCGGCAGATGTTGCCGCTCATCAGCTCGCGGATGTCCTCGTCGCTTTCCGCGCGGCCTTCCTTGAGAAGCCCGGCGGCGGAGCAGATCTGCCCGGGCGTGCAGTAGCCGCACTGGAAGGCATCGTGCTGCACGAAGGCTTCCTGCAGCGGATGCAGCGTGCCATCCGCGTCGGCCAGCCCCTCGATCGTGGTGATCTCCGCGCCGTCCTTGGTGACGGCGAGCATCAGGCAGGAATTCATCCGCACGCCGTCCAGCAGCACGGTGCAGGCGCCGCACTGGCCGTGGTCGCAGCCCTTCTTGGTGCCGGTCAGGCCCTCGCCCTCGCGCAGCAGATCCAGCAGCGTGGTCCAGGGCTGAACCGTCAGGGACCGGCGCGTACCGTTGATGGTGAGGGTGATCGGGATGCCGGCGGGGGCACTGTGCTGCGCAGGGCCGGCCTCGGCCTGGGTTGCTTGGGACATGGCGGAATCCTGCATGGGGTCGCCCGCCGGCCCGCATGACGGCGCGGCCGGCATGCCTTGGCGATGGATGGAAACCCGTGTGTTTTGCGAAACCCCGGCGCGGACGGGCAGGTCCGGCCGGAGCGATAGTCGGCGAGTCAACGCACCAAGCGTGACGAAGTTGACCGCACGGTCACATCGGCCCCCGCCGTCACACCATGAAGGCCCGGAAGCTGGTCCGCCCCGTGGCTTCGCGCAGCACGCCGGCCGCCACCAGCCGCTTGATGATCAGCAGCGCGCCCTGGGGCGTGGCGCCCAGCGCGGCGGCCAGCCCCGTCGCGGTCAGCACCGGCTGGCGCAGCGCGATCTCGGCCGCCTTGCCGGCCTGGCCATGGCTGCGCTCCCGCGCCGCCAGGGCGGCGGCCCGGGTGGCGGCGGCATTGAGCCATTCCAGCTCCGCCAGCCCGCGCCGGGCGGCCTCGGCCACCGCCAGCAGAAACAGGGCGGGCCAGTCCGGGTGCAGCGGGTCGGGGCGGCGGCGGGGCGGCTGCGCGAAGCCGGCCCAGAAGGGCAGCGGCACGTGCGGCGCCCGGCCGCGCTGCCGCAGCACGGCGGCGGCCAGCAGCAGTGCCTGGGCGGCGGCGGGGCGGGCGGGCTCAGCTTCCCCGGCCTGGCGCATCCAGCCGGCGGCGGCCAGCGCCGCGGCCAGCAAGGCCGGTGCCCCGGCCAAAGGATCGAGCAGCGCCCCGCGCCAAGCCGCGAACGCCGGCGCAGCCACGCCGGCCACCGACGATTCCGCGGGCCAGCGGGCGGCGCCCAGCGGGGCCAGTGCTGCGGAAAACGCGGCCGCCGAGGCGAAGGGGTCCACACGCCGCCGCAACGCGTCCACCAGCGGCAATGCCTGCTCGATCGCGGCATCGCCGGGTGCCTCGGCGTAAAGCGCCGCCTGCGCGGTGGCGGGCAGCGCGCTGTCCAGCCGGTCGCGCAGCAGCGCGGCGCTGGCCGAGCCGGTCAGCCGCGCTTCGCGCAGCGCCAGGTCGCGCGGGTCGATCCACAGGTCCTCCACCGCCAGCCAGCCGGCGCCCTCGGCCAGGGCCATGCGGGCCACCAGCCCCTCGCGCACCGCGCCGCCCGCCGCGCCGGCCAGGGCATCCAGGCGGGACAGCGCGTCTTCCGCCTCGGCCAGGGGGCGCAGCAAGGGGGCGGCCAGGGCAGGGTGCATCGGCGGACTCCGGCAGGGTGGCCCATGACAGGGGTGGCGCGGCGCCGGCGCAAGCCTCGCCGCGCGGCACGATCCGGCTTAGCCTTGGCGCATGCCGCGCCCCGACACCAGCCGCTTCGCCACCCGCACCGAAGGCCATGCCACGGTGATCGAGATCCGTCCGGCCCGTCCGGATACCGCCTTTCTCGCCGCATCGGTGTTGCTGGGGGGGCTGTTCGGCCTGCCGGCACTGGCGGTGCTGCTGAACCCGGCCCGGCACGACGCATTGTCGCTGTCCGCCGCTGGCTGCGCCGTGCTGATCCTGCTGCTGGCAGGCTGGGCCCTTCGGCGCGCCCTGCGCGGGCGCCGGCCGGTGACGCTGCGGCTGGACCCGGCCGGCCTTGCCGCGGGCGAGCAGCGCTGGGCCTGGCCGGCGCTGGCCGCCCGCACGGTGGAAGCGCCGCCCCCGGTGGTGGCGGTGGGCGGGGTGCACGGGCTGGCGGCCACCATCGCCACCCGCCAGCGCGCCGCCGAGGCACGGGTGATGCAGCATTTCACCGATGGCATGCCCCCGGTGGTGCTGGCGGGCGGGCTGGACGCGGGCGTGGCGGAACGGCTGCTGCAGGCACTGGCCGTGGCGGAAACAACCGCGAGGTCGGGGGAATAGCTCCCCCGCGGCCCCTTGTTCCTTCCGATGCGGGCCACTGCGGACAGGTAGACGGGAGCCCGGGGGGCTCCTGCCCACGGCCCTCAATAAGGCAGCACGCGGTCCATGACCTGTTGCCCCCAGCGCGGCCGCTGCAGGTCCGACGAGGTGCCGCGCCCGCCATAGGAGATGCGTGCCTCGGCGATCTTCTCGGAAGCGATGCGGTTGTTGGGCCGGATGTCCTCCGGCCGGACCAGGCCGCGCAGCTGCAGCTCGCGCAGCTCGTCGTTGACGCGGATTTCCTGCGAACCCGCGATCTCCAGGTTGCCGCTGGCCAGCACGCGCACCACGGTGGCCGCCACCTGCAGGCGGATCTTCTCGTTGCGCCGCACCTTGCCTTCGCCAACCGAGCTGCTGTTGGCGCCGACCGACAGCGCCGGGTCCAGCGCGCCGCCGAAGGCTTGGCTCAGAAAGCCTTGCAGGCCGAACAGGCCAGGCACCTTGACCCCCTGGGTGGAGGTGCGGTCCAGGTCGGTCTTGTTGTCGAACTGGGCGCTGTCGTCGATCTCGATCTCCACGGTCAGCAGGTCGCCCACCGTGCGGGCGCGCTGGTCGCGAAAGAAGGTGCGGCTGCCCGGGCGCCACAGCGAGCCGGGGGCGGTCGGCCCGGTGCCTTCCAGCCGGGGGCGGAGCGCGACAGCAAGCGGGCTATCCGGCTCGCCCGCCGGCGGAATGCCGCCCAGCGCGCCGGGGGCGGAGATGGAGGGCGGCCGCTGGATGTGGCCCAGCGTGTCGCAGCCGGCCAGGGCCAGCAGGCCGAGCATGGCGAGGCGCGGGAGGATCATGGGCTTCTGCCTTCGATTGTTTTTCGCATAACTATGGCGTGCCGCGTACCTCGGCCGTGCCCTCAGCCACCACGGAAGCGCGCAGGGTGCGGCCGCTGCCGGGGTTGTGGACGCGGATTTCCTGCCCCTCGGCGCCGCTTTCCAGCGCCTTGCCCTGCAACTCCAGCGTCATGCCACCGGACTTCCAGAACACCCGCACCGGCTGGGTGGCGCGCACCAGCGCGCGCTCGCCGATGTCGCGCAGCGGGATGGCGGCGCCGGCGCGGATGCGGCGCTTGACCTCCTGC includes the following:
- a CDS encoding xanthine dehydrogenase family protein molybdopterin-binding subunit; the protein is MTIPNETYVGTPRQRVDGRAKVTGAATYAAEFTAPDLAYGYVVSGAIAKGTITAIDSSAALAMPGVLHVFTHENRPRTAWLSSNFRDEVAPPGSPFRALYDKHIVYSGQPVALVVAEDFDTARDAAALVRVTYDTEAHATDLDQERAKAYVPPKKRSGIEPPPKPRGDAPGAYDAAPFKLRQEYRISPEHHNPMEPHATTVVWDGDGAITVHDKIQGVQNSQTYITNVFGLSKDKVRVVSPFVGGGFGSGLRPQYQLYLAVMASLALERSVRVVLTRDQMFTFGYRPGTINTLSLGADAQGALQSITHEAVAGTSHFEDYQEVVVNWSGGTYHCDNVSFDYKLAKLDTYTPADMRAPGAPLGMFALESAMDEMAEALHLDPLEFRLRNYAETDENTGNPFTSKALREAYRQGAEQFGWSRRNHTPRSMKEGHELVGWGMATGMWEAQMQQTSARATLWPDGRLEVACATADIGTGTYTILTQIAADSLGVGMDQVSVKIGDSSLPTSPVQGGSWTAASAGAAVQAACFKARESLLDAAQKMDGSPLADATADQVVFANGRMTLRDDAARAVSYADAMRAAGLDTLAVEETVKPDPKVQKSFSSYTHSAVFVEVRVDEELGVVRVTRVVDAVAAGRILNPLTARSQIIGGVVFGIGMALTEETMADHALGRFMNHNLAEYHVPSNADIQGIEVIFVEENDSKTSPMGVKGLGEIGIVGTAAAIANAIHHATGRRVRSLPITIDKVLGAELAS
- a CDS encoding FAD binding domain-containing protein, producing MIRFSYARPEGVDQAVQAIGAEGAKFIAGGTNLVDLLKYNVETPTALVDVARVAGLDRIEETPEGGLRIGAMVTNSTLAHDERVERDYPLLSRAILSGASPQLRNAATTGGNLLQRTRCYYFYDTATACNKREPGSGCPAKSGVNRIHAILGTSDSCIATHPSDMCVALAALEAVVHVSGPRGARAIPMGEFHRLPGDTPEIDTTLARDEIVTAVELPKPRFATHYTYLKLRDRLSYAFALVSVAVGLEVEGGTVKTARIALGGVAHKPWRVPEAEALLQGQPAGRDTFDAVATRLLQGAQGFGENDFKIELARRAIRRALSQAAAGTPQGVADKRIA
- a CDS encoding (2Fe-2S)-binding protein produces the protein MSQATQAEAGPAQHSAPAGIPITLTINGTRRSLTVQPWTTLLDLLREGEGLTGTKKGCDHGQCGACTVLLDGVRMNSCLMLAVTKDGAEITTIEGLADADGTLHPLQEAFVQHDAFQCGYCTPGQICSAAGLLKEGRAESDEDIRELMSGNICRCGAYPNIVAAIQQVRNGGAGA
- a CDS encoding helix-turn-helix domain-containing protein codes for the protein MHPALAAPLLRPLAEAEDALSRLDALAGAAGGAVREGLVARMALAEGAGWLAVEDLWIDPRDLALREARLTGSASAALLRDRLDSALPATAQAALYAEAPGDAAIEQALPLVDALRRRVDPFASAAAFSAALAPLGAARWPAESSVAGVAAPAFAAWRGALLDPLAGAPALLAAALAAAGWMRQAGEAEPARPAAAQALLLAAAVLRQRGRAPHVPLPFWAGFAQPPRRRPDPLHPDWPALFLLAVAEAARRGLAELEWLNAAATRAAALAARERSHGQAGKAAEIALRQPVLTATGLAAALGATPQGALLIIKRLVAAGVLREATGRTSFRAFMV
- the flgH gene encoding flagellar basal body L-ring protein FlgH, translated to MILPRLAMLGLLALAGCDTLGHIQRPPSISAPGALGGIPPAGEPDSPLAVALRPRLEGTGPTAPGSLWRPGSRTFFRDQRARTVGDLLTVEIEIDDSAQFDNKTDLDRTSTQGVKVPGLFGLQGFLSQAFGGALDPALSVGANSSSVGEGKVRRNEKIRLQVAATVVRVLASGNLEIAGSQEIRVNDELRELQLRGLVRPEDIRPNNRIASEKIAEARISYGGRGTSSDLQRPRWGQQVMDRVLPY